A section of the Leptotrichia buccalis C-1013-b genome encodes:
- a CDS encoding EndoU domain-containing protein — MNKNKISKILLVLIIIVLGFGKIYLSKNRGLNTQSNVIAQNNKSDNSKSANQKKQNLKQPKDSGSKSGNRKYNIDYDHIIGGDENSHGKVTGGHSLLRGDVRIVKKVGNPAKNGVYRASIEVKKKDGTWQAKTSNGGVNTMFPENWDEARIIDEINSAWENRKDVKGKDSNMWQGISKSGVLIRGYKSPRITAYPIYENR; from the coding sequence ATGAATAAAAATAAAATATCTAAAATTTTGTTAGTATTAATTATTATTGTACTTGGATTTGGGAAAATATATTTAAGTAAAAATCGTGGTTTGAATACACAAAGTAATGTTATTGCACAAAATAATAAAAGTGATAATTCAAAATCAGCTAATCAAAAAAAGCAAAATTTAAAACAGCCTAAAGATTCAGGTTCAAAAAGTGGAAATCGAAAATATAATATAGATTATGACCATATAATTGGTGGAGATGAGAATTCTCACGGGAAAGTTACTGGCGGACATTCACTTTTGCGTGGGGATGTCAGAATTGTGAAAAAAGTTGGAAATCCAGCTAAAAATGGTGTTTATCGGGCAAGCATTGAAGTGAAGAAAAAAGATGGAACTTGGCAGGCAAAAACTTCTAATGGCGGAGTGAATACTATGTTTCCTGAAAATTGGGATGAAGCTAGAATTATTGATGAAATAAATTCTGCCTGGGAAAATAGAAAAGATGTAAAAGGAAAAGACAGTAATATGTGGCAAGGTATCAGTAAAAGCGGAGTTTTGATTCGTGGTTATAAAAGTCCTAGAATAACGGCTTATCCTATTTATGAAAATCGATAA